One genomic region from Robbsia betulipollinis encodes:
- a CDS encoding chemotaxis protein CheB has translation MTLPCPAPSSPSSALDAIDAACEAVVIGTSAGGVEALSLLLPRLGRHFAPAIVIVLHLPPDGQSEIARLFAMRCVLPVLEASDREPIRGGTVYFAPPGYHLLVNADRTCALSVDEAVNFSRPSIDVMFESAAWAYGNRLLGILLTGASADGAAGMAAIRKAGGTTWAQAPAEARATAMPLAAIERGVVDAVLTLEEIAQRFERQSQADAAVAGRQAGASAAAVSPAHTDHL, from the coding sequence ATGACCCTTCCCTGTCCGGCGCCGTCTTCTCCATCCAGCGCCCTCGATGCGATCGATGCCGCCTGCGAGGCCGTGGTGATCGGCACCTCGGCCGGTGGCGTCGAAGCACTGAGCCTGCTGCTGCCGCGCCTCGGCCGCCATTTCGCCCCTGCCATCGTCATCGTGCTGCATCTGCCGCCGGACGGGCAAAGCGAGATCGCCCGCCTGTTCGCCATGCGCTGCGTGCTGCCGGTCCTGGAAGCCAGCGATCGCGAGCCGATCCGCGGCGGAACCGTCTATTTCGCCCCGCCCGGCTATCACTTACTGGTGAATGCCGACCGGACCTGCGCGCTGTCGGTCGATGAGGCCGTCAACTTTTCACGGCCGTCGATCGATGTGATGTTCGAATCTGCTGCCTGGGCCTACGGCAACCGCCTGTTGGGGATCTTGTTGACCGGCGCGAGCGCGGATGGCGCCGCCGGCATGGCGGCGATCCGCAAGGCCGGCGGCACCACATGGGCGCAGGCACCGGCCGAGGCACGGGCCACGGCGATGCCCCTCGCGGCAATCGAACGTGGCGTGGTCGACGCGGTCCTCACGCTCGAAGAAATCGCCCAGCGGTTCGAGCGTCAATCGCAGGCAGACGCGGCCGTTGCCGGACGTCAGGCGGGAGCATCCGCCGCTGCGGTATCGCCAGCGCATACGGATCATCTATGA
- a CDS encoding CheR family methyltransferase: protein MHDFDIELRLLLDAIYLKYQHDFRNYSIASLRRRMTQARADFECATLSELQGRILHDPAAFARLLQYLTVQVSEMFRDPWYFKALRERVFPILQTYPSVKIWVAGCSSGEELWSLAIMLEEEGLINRTLMYATDVNPQALRVAAEGIYPLDRIAGFSKNYIAAGGKRSLSDYYHAAYGAATFSRTLKRHVVFADHSLATDSVFSEVHLVSCRNVLIYFNEALQNRATGLFADALVRRGFLGLGSKESMRFNGHADAFDEFANDARIYQKR from the coding sequence ATGCACGATTTCGACATCGAACTGCGCTTGCTACTCGACGCGATATATCTCAAATATCAGCACGATTTTCGGAATTACTCGATCGCCTCGCTGCGCCGCCGCATGACGCAGGCGCGGGCCGATTTCGAATGCGCGACGCTGTCCGAGTTGCAGGGCCGGATCCTGCACGATCCGGCGGCGTTCGCGCGCCTGCTGCAATACCTGACCGTGCAGGTCAGCGAGATGTTTCGCGACCCCTGGTATTTCAAGGCGCTGCGCGAACGGGTTTTCCCGATATTGCAGACGTATCCCTCGGTCAAGATCTGGGTGGCGGGATGCAGCAGCGGCGAGGAATTATGGTCGCTGGCGATCATGCTGGAAGAAGAGGGGCTGATCAACCGGACCCTGATGTATGCGACCGACGTCAATCCGCAGGCCCTGCGCGTTGCGGCGGAAGGCATCTATCCGCTCGACCGGATCGCCGGCTTTTCGAAAAACTATATCGCCGCCGGCGGCAAGCGCTCGCTGTCGGATTATTATCACGCGGCCTACGGCGCCGCGACCTTCTCGCGCACGTTGAAGCGGCACGTCGTGTTCGCGGACCACAGCCTGGCCACCGACAGCGTGTTTTCCGAGGTGCATCTGGTTTCCTGCCGCAATGTTCTGATCTATTTCAACGAAGCATTGCAGAATCGCGCCACCGGCCTGTTCGCCGACGCCTTGGTACGGCGCGGCTTTCTCGGTCTCGGCAGCAAGGAAAGCATGCGCTTCAACGGCCATGCGGACGCCTTCGACGAGTTCGCCAACGATGCCCGTATTTACCAGAAGCGTTAA